A window of the Cellvibrio sp. pealriver genome harbors these coding sequences:
- a CDS encoding RpiB/LacA/LacB family sugar-phosphate isomerase — MKIALMNEFSQATKNAIVLQQLNEVAAVQNHSVFNVGMCDDNDHYLTYIHLGVMASLLLNSKAVDFVVSGCGTGQGAMMSLNAHPGVFCGYCIEPTDAYLFAQVNNGNALALPFAKGFGWGAELNIRTIFEKAFTGVRGQGYPAERRESQVRNAGILTNIKIATAKNYLDGLRAIDPEIVKTAVTGERFQACFFENCQDDSIRAFVNDVLGK; from the coding sequence ATGAAAATTGCATTAATGAACGAATTCAGCCAAGCCACTAAAAACGCGATTGTGTTGCAACAGTTGAATGAGGTTGCGGCCGTACAAAACCACAGTGTATTTAACGTGGGCATGTGCGATGACAATGACCATTACCTGACTTACATTCATTTGGGCGTGATGGCCAGCTTGCTGCTTAATTCCAAAGCCGTTGATTTTGTGGTGAGTGGTTGCGGTACTGGCCAAGGGGCGATGATGTCGCTCAATGCTCACCCGGGTGTATTCTGCGGTTACTGTATAGAACCTACCGATGCCTATTTGTTTGCGCAGGTGAATAACGGCAATGCTTTAGCACTGCCCTTTGCCAAGGGTTTTGGTTGGGGTGCTGAACTGAATATCCGCACTATTTTTGAAAAAGCATTTACCGGTGTGCGCGGACAAGGTTATCCGGCGGAGCGCCGTGAATCGCAAGTGCGCAATGCGGGAATTCTTACCAATATTAAAATCGCCACTGCAAAAAACTACTTGGATGGGCTGCGCGCCATTGATCCGGAAATTGTGAAAACAGCAGTCACTGGCGAGCGTTTTCAAGCGTGCTTTTTTGAAAACTGTCAGGACGACAGCATCCGTGCATTTGTGAACGACGTATTAGGAAAATAA
- a CDS encoding tetratricopeptide repeat protein, whose protein sequence is MKKGPTQAELENLIQLINNGRNIDAETKAHELSKLHPKANIVWKILGVARARQGRTTDAIPAMQKATQLEPKDAEAQRNLAHLFQSTGNLSQAEIHFSKAITLNPQDFDSSISLAKILHSQQKYSDSEKVCKKFITYKYDSPEVHFQLGLALLMQKKPHDAESSFRTTILLAPSMAEAHNHLGISLNHQKKYAEAENSYRQAIHLDQHLTSAYCNLAFNSAAQDRFIEAEEAYRKAIEINPGDVVAMNNLGIILQKQEKPEDAKIVIEKALSLNPQWPHAHNTLGNIYKDLGDIESALEHYKKAITISPTVSLAHYSNYLLFTGYHAKLSPEEFLQESIQYGKLASAQAKLKYTSWLCKNPNKNAGSKIRIGFVSGDFRRHAVASFLENMLRHFDKDKFELIAYPSHHKEDDITELLKPHFIKWQPIHAKSDLDAAKLIHQDAPHILFDLSGHSAHNRLPMFAYKPAPIQVTWAGYPATTGLPEMDYILGDKIVIPGGSEHQFTEKVCRFPEIGGCFSPLIEDIPTVTPPVLANGYITFGCFNNLIKMNDNVVATWAKILFSVPNSKLHLQSQQLSEESVIQSTYRRFAIHGIIPQQLILEGKTSRQDYFRSYNKIDIALDPFPRTGGTTSADTLWMGVPVLTLKGYDYWSRLGESITHCVEQSEWIADSTDDYINKAIFFAGNLDYLTKNREILRDKVIASPLFDAPRFARNFEKTMLHIVDNHYCNINV, encoded by the coding sequence TTGAAAAAGGGCCCAACACAAGCTGAGTTAGAAAATCTCATACAGCTCATTAACAATGGACGCAATATTGACGCCGAAACAAAAGCACACGAGCTCAGCAAGCTACACCCCAAAGCAAACATAGTCTGGAAAATATTAGGGGTTGCCCGCGCAAGGCAAGGCCGAACTACCGATGCAATCCCTGCTATGCAGAAAGCTACCCAACTGGAACCAAAAGATGCAGAGGCGCAACGAAACCTTGCCCACCTCTTTCAATCAACTGGCAACCTTAGCCAAGCCGAAATACACTTCAGCAAAGCAATTACACTAAACCCGCAGGATTTTGATTCCAGCATCTCGCTTGCAAAAATATTACACTCGCAACAAAAATACAGCGATTCTGAAAAAGTATGCAAAAAATTCATCACATATAAATACGACAGCCCGGAAGTTCATTTTCAATTAGGGCTTGCATTACTCATGCAAAAAAAACCTCACGACGCTGAAAGCAGCTTCAGAACTACAATACTGCTCGCTCCATCAATGGCCGAAGCACATAACCATCTTGGAATTTCATTAAATCATCAAAAAAAATATGCGGAAGCAGAAAATAGCTATCGCCAAGCAATTCATTTAGATCAACACCTTACCAGCGCTTATTGCAATCTGGCCTTTAACAGCGCCGCTCAAGACCGTTTTATCGAAGCCGAAGAGGCTTACCGCAAAGCAATAGAAATCAACCCGGGCGATGTTGTAGCAATGAATAATCTGGGAATTATTTTGCAAAAGCAGGAAAAACCGGAAGATGCCAAAATAGTAATAGAGAAAGCGCTTAGCCTAAATCCACAATGGCCTCATGCACACAATACTCTAGGCAACATCTACAAAGATCTTGGCGACATTGAAAGTGCACTGGAGCACTACAAAAAAGCCATTACTATTTCACCAACCGTTTCGCTGGCACATTACAGCAACTATTTACTTTTCACTGGCTATCACGCCAAACTTTCACCCGAAGAATTTTTGCAAGAATCTATCCAATACGGAAAATTAGCATCTGCCCAAGCCAAACTAAAATACACCTCATGGTTGTGCAAAAACCCAAATAAAAATGCAGGATCAAAGATTCGAATAGGTTTTGTATCGGGTGATTTCCGCAGACATGCAGTCGCATCGTTTTTAGAAAACATGCTTCGTCATTTCGACAAAGATAAATTTGAATTAATTGCTTACCCGTCCCACCATAAAGAAGATGATATTACTGAATTGCTAAAGCCTCATTTCATCAAATGGCAGCCAATCCATGCAAAAAGTGACCTGGATGCAGCCAAACTGATTCACCAGGATGCACCGCATATTTTATTCGACCTATCCGGGCACAGTGCACACAATCGCCTGCCCATGTTTGCTTATAAGCCCGCTCCTATTCAAGTGACTTGGGCTGGATACCCTGCTACAACAGGCTTGCCGGAAATGGACTATATACTCGGTGACAAAATTGTAATTCCTGGCGGATCCGAGCATCAATTCACTGAAAAAGTATGTCGTTTCCCGGAGATTGGCGGCTGCTTTTCTCCACTGATCGAAGATATTCCTACTGTAACACCACCCGTATTAGCGAATGGTTACATTACTTTCGGCTGTTTTAATAATTTAATAAAAATGAATGATAATGTTGTCGCCACCTGGGCGAAAATATTGTTCTCAGTACCAAATTCAAAACTTCACCTTCAATCACAGCAATTAAGCGAAGAGTCCGTCATACAATCTACTTATCGCCGCTTTGCTATCCACGGGATTATTCCACAGCAACTCATTTTAGAAGGCAAAACATCGCGCCAGGATTATTTTAGGTCCTACAACAAAATAGACATAGCACTGGACCCATTCCCCCGAACTGGCGGCACCACGTCTGCTGATACTTTATGGATGGGAGTCCCTGTTCTCACACTAAAAGGATATGATTATTGGTCGAGATTGGGCGAATCAATTACACACTGCGTCGAACAATCCGAATGGATTGCAGATAGCACTGATGACTATATTAATAAAGCCATTTTTTTTGCTGGCAATCTGGATTACCTTACCAAAAATCGTGAAATATTAAGGGATAAAGTAATCGCATCACCATTATTTGATGCACCCAGATTCGCACGAAACTTTGAAAAAACCATGCTGCATATCGTTGATAACCACTATTGCAACATCAATGTATAG
- the mpl gene encoding UDP-N-acetylmuramate:L-alanyl-gamma-D-glutamyl-meso-diaminopimelate ligase — protein MHIHILGICGTFMGSLAQLAKELGHRVTGSDANVYPPMSTQLEQAGIELIQGFDPIYLQAPHMQTPPDLVIIGNAMSRGNPSVEYVLDKGIPYTSGPQWLRDHVLQGKWVLAVAGTHGKTTTSSMLAWILQYAGMEPGYLIGGVTKNFPTSARLGGTPFFVVEADEYDSAFFDKRSKFVHYNARTVILNNLEFDHADIFPDLAAIQKQFHHLVRTVPNNGLLISPTNDKALAEVIQQGCWTPQQQFAVIDNEQNEQENAAEWQAKLLAADGSSFAVLHNGEEVAQVHWAQTGIHNVNNGLAAIIAARHVGVTPEHGAKALEQFAGVKRRMEILADVHSVKVYDDFAHHPTAIKTTLAGLRAKVGDEKIIAVIEPRSNTMRMGVHKNALNQSVTDADDVLWYQPANVDWAMDEVVNKSPVPAKLLRDLDELIHCAISLSEANTHIVIMSNGGFGGVHQRLIEQLKKHVL, from the coding sequence ATGCATATCCATATTCTCGGTATTTGTGGCACCTTTATGGGCAGCCTTGCACAACTCGCCAAAGAACTTGGCCACCGCGTCACCGGCAGCGATGCCAATGTTTACCCGCCCATGAGTACACAACTTGAACAAGCGGGCATTGAATTGATTCAGGGATTTGACCCAATTTATTTGCAAGCACCACACATGCAAACACCGCCCGATCTGGTGATCATCGGCAATGCCATGAGCCGCGGCAATCCGAGTGTGGAATATGTACTCGATAAAGGTATTCCCTACACCTCCGGCCCGCAGTGGCTGCGCGACCATGTGCTCCAAGGCAAATGGGTATTGGCAGTAGCAGGCACACACGGCAAAACCACAACCTCTTCAATGCTTGCGTGGATTTTGCAATACGCCGGCATGGAACCCGGTTATTTAATTGGCGGCGTAACCAAAAATTTCCCCACCTCTGCACGCTTGGGCGGCACACCGTTTTTTGTAGTGGAAGCCGATGAATACGACAGCGCCTTTTTTGATAAACGCTCCAAGTTTGTTCACTACAATGCGCGCACGGTGATTTTAAATAATCTTGAATTTGATCACGCCGATATTTTCCCCGACCTCGCCGCCATCCAAAAACAATTCCATCATTTGGTGCGCACCGTTCCCAACAATGGTTTATTAATTTCGCCAACCAATGACAAAGCCCTCGCTGAAGTAATCCAACAAGGCTGCTGGACACCGCAACAACAATTTGCGGTGATTGATAACGAACAAAATGAGCAAGAAAATGCTGCCGAATGGCAAGCAAAATTACTGGCAGCAGACGGTTCATCATTCGCTGTGCTGCATAACGGCGAAGAAGTCGCACAAGTACATTGGGCGCAAACCGGCATCCACAATGTCAATAACGGACTCGCCGCAATAATTGCCGCACGCCATGTTGGTGTAACACCGGAACACGGCGCAAAAGCACTTGAGCAATTTGCCGGTGTAAAACGCCGCATGGAAATATTGGCCGATGTGCACAGCGTAAAAGTCTACGACGACTTCGCTCACCACCCTACCGCCATCAAAACCACCCTCGCCGGTTTACGCGCAAAAGTCGGCGACGAAAAAATTATCGCCGTCATTGAACCCCGCTCCAACACCATGCGCATGGGTGTTCACAAAAACGCCCTCAACCAAAGCGTGACCGATGCCGACGATGTTCTGTGGTATCAACCCGCCAACGTAGATTGGGCAATGGACGAAGTCGTCAACAAAAGCCCCGTCCCCGCAAAACTTTTGCGCGATTTAGATGAATTAATTCACTGCGCGATTTCACTGAGTGAGGCCAATACACATATTGTGATTATGAGTAATGGCGGGTTTGGTGGGGTGCATCAGAGGTTGATTGAGCAATTGAAGAAACATGTGTTGTGA
- a CDS encoding ABC transporter substrate-binding protein, giving the protein MKPWLVRICGLILLLPLLLSAEELSELRIAKPRAMDDPAYLYFSGLLQKALQKTANGRAVPPLVTTIAMAEDRMVRELRAGRIDILWLGGSKERARNLLVVPIPLERGLVGYRQFIIRKSRVAEFDAINTLADLRKFKACQGAQWGDTEILRTAKLPLVTSVNYESLFKLLVAGRCDYYPRGFHQGKIELANRTDTYPELMVYEPLMLYYPFAAYFYVHPRNKQLAQWLQDGLEKMIDDGELLAYMQQHEHTRRAFPLQATVVKRLLVVPNHYLPDFADEKNARYWFQPGDFSLAGD; this is encoded by the coding sequence ATGAAGCCTTGGCTTGTCAGAATCTGTGGGTTGATCTTGCTATTGCCGCTACTGCTTTCAGCGGAAGAGTTGAGCGAATTGCGCATTGCCAAGCCGCGCGCGATGGATGACCCCGCGTATCTTTATTTTTCCGGACTGCTGCAAAAAGCGCTGCAAAAAACAGCGAATGGCCGCGCAGTACCGCCGTTAGTCACAACCATTGCGATGGCAGAAGACCGCATGGTGCGTGAGCTCAGAGCCGGGCGCATTGATATTCTTTGGCTGGGTGGCAGCAAGGAACGCGCGCGCAATTTATTGGTTGTGCCTATCCCGCTTGAGCGCGGATTGGTGGGGTATCGCCAATTTATTATTCGCAAATCCCGTGTGGCTGAGTTTGATGCGATCAACACGCTTGCTGATCTGCGCAAGTTTAAAGCATGCCAGGGCGCGCAGTGGGGCGATACTGAAATATTGCGTACGGCCAAGCTGCCATTAGTTACCAGCGTCAATTACGAAAGTTTATTTAAATTGTTGGTGGCGGGGCGCTGTGATTATTATCCGCGCGGTTTTCATCAGGGAAAAATTGAGTTGGCCAATCGCACCGATACGTATCCAGAGCTGATGGTGTATGAGCCCTTAATGCTGTATTACCCGTTCGCCGCGTATTTTTATGTGCATCCACGCAACAAACAATTGGCGCAATGGTTACAGGATGGCTTGGAAAAAATGATTGATGATGGCGAATTGTTAGCCTATATGCAGCAGCATGAACATACCCGCCGCGCTTTTCCACTGCAAGCAACAGTGGTCAAGCGCTTGCTGGTCGTTCCTAATCATTACCTGCCCGATTTTGCCGATGAAAAAAATGCACGCTATTGGTTTCAGCCGGGTGATTTTTCGCTTGCAGGCGATTGA
- a CDS encoding hydroxymethylglutaryl-CoA lyase: MNLPKKVRIVEVGPRDGLQNEKQAIPTAAKIQLIENLVDAGLNYIEAGSFVNPKWVPQMADSGEVFSGIARKPYVTYAALTPNLQGYERAVAVGANEVAIFAAASEAFSQKNINCSIAESIARFEALINTAKAQHIPVRGYISCVLGCPYSGEVDANQVASIANELLALGCYEISLGDTIGVGTAGQTKKLIEAVARNIPIQKIAAHMHDTYGQALVNIYAALEMGVSVIDSSVAGLGGCPYAAGATGNVATEDLVYLLNGLGIEHGVDLDKLIYAGNTISAVLNKPTNSKVAKAKSKSP; this comes from the coding sequence ATTAATTTACCCAAAAAAGTCCGCATTGTTGAAGTTGGCCCGCGCGATGGTTTACAAAATGAAAAGCAAGCGATTCCCACTGCAGCCAAAATCCAACTGATAGAAAATCTTGTCGATGCAGGATTGAATTACATCGAGGCCGGTAGTTTTGTAAACCCGAAATGGGTACCGCAAATGGCTGATAGCGGCGAGGTGTTTTCGGGTATCGCGCGCAAACCGTATGTAACTTACGCAGCACTCACGCCGAATTTACAAGGTTATGAACGCGCTGTTGCGGTAGGCGCGAATGAAGTAGCCATTTTTGCAGCGGCATCAGAAGCCTTTAGCCAAAAAAATATTAACTGCTCTATTGCAGAAAGCATTGCGCGTTTTGAAGCGCTGATTAACACAGCAAAAGCACAACACATTCCTGTGCGCGGTTATATTTCCTGCGTACTTGGCTGCCCCTATTCAGGCGAAGTTGATGCAAATCAGGTTGCCAGCATCGCAAACGAATTGCTCGCGCTGGGCTGCTATGAAATTTCACTCGGCGATACTATTGGCGTTGGTACAGCGGGGCAGACTAAAAAACTCATTGAAGCCGTTGCGCGCAACATTCCCATCCAAAAAATTGCAGCACATATGCACGACACTTACGGCCAGGCACTCGTCAATATTTATGCGGCATTGGAAATGGGCGTAAGCGTGATCGATTCCTCTGTTGCAGGCTTAGGTGGTTGCCCCTATGCAGCAGGTGCAACCGGCAATGTCGCCACAGAGGATTTGGTTTATTTATTAAACGGTCTCGGCATTGAACACGGAGTTGATTTGGATAAATTAATTTATGCTGGCAACACTATTAGCGCAGTATTAAATAAACCGACTAATTCAAAAGTTGCGAAAGCAAAAAGCAAATCCCCCTAG
- the acs gene encoding acetate--CoA ligase: protein MSDVHLYPVPESFKSKAAINLARYKEMYDQSINAPDTFWAEQAKTFLTWQQPWSQVTKSDLKKGEVAWFVDGKLNVSVNCIDRHLPARAKQTAIIWEGDDPSEDQFITYQELHDQVCRLANALRERGVKKGDRVCIYMPMIPEAAYAMLACTRIGAIHSIVFGGFSPEALKDRIQDANCQVVITADEGLRGGKRVPLKKNTDVALAQCPGVHTCIVVKRTGGDIAWDEKRDFWYEDLVERQSNESEPEVMDAEDPLFILYTSGSTGKPKGVLHTTGGYLLQAAMTHKYVFDYQEGDVYWCTADVGWVTGHSYIVYGPLTNGATTLMFEGVPTYPDASRCWQVIDKHGVNSFYTAPTAIRALMGAGNEFVTKTSRASLKILGSVGEPINPEAWEWYYRVVGDSRCPIMDTWWQTETGAHMLTPLPGAIDLKPGSATVPFFGVQPVLLDAEGKEVVGAGEGNLCIKAAWPSQIRTVFGDHQRCIDTYYSTYPGYYFTGDGARRDADGYYWITGRVDDVINVSGHRMGTAEVESALVLHDKVAEAAVVGYPHDIKGQGIYAYVTLMAGEQPSDELKKELLALVVKEIGAIARPDVIQWAPGLPKTRSGKIMRRILRKIAANELDSLGDTSTLADPAVVNELIANRANK, encoded by the coding sequence ATGTCAGACGTTCACTTGTATCCGGTTCCTGAAAGTTTTAAATCCAAGGCGGCAATCAATCTGGCGCGCTATAAGGAAATGTACGACCAATCAATCAATGCCCCCGATACTTTCTGGGCGGAGCAGGCAAAAACCTTCCTGACCTGGCAGCAGCCTTGGTCGCAAGTCACCAAAAGCGATCTCAAAAAAGGTGAAGTGGCCTGGTTTGTTGATGGCAAGCTGAATGTCAGCGTGAATTGTATCGACCGTCATTTACCGGCGCGTGCCAAGCAGACGGCGATTATCTGGGAGGGGGATGACCCTTCCGAAGACCAATTTATTACCTATCAAGAGTTGCATGATCAGGTCTGTCGCCTCGCCAATGCACTGCGTGAGCGCGGTGTGAAAAAGGGTGATCGCGTCTGTATTTATATGCCTATGATCCCCGAAGCGGCTTACGCCATGCTCGCCTGTACCCGTATTGGTGCCATCCACTCCATCGTATTCGGTGGATTCTCGCCTGAAGCATTGAAAGACCGCATTCAGGATGCCAACTGTCAGGTTGTGATTACGGCGGACGAAGGTCTACGCGGTGGCAAGCGTGTTCCTTTGAAAAAGAATACCGATGTCGCCTTGGCACAATGCCCTGGCGTGCATACATGCATCGTGGTGAAGCGCACGGGTGGCGATATCGCCTGGGATGAAAAACGCGATTTCTGGTACGAAGATCTGGTTGAGCGTCAATCAAATGAATCCGAACCGGAAGTGATGGATGCGGAAGATCCGCTGTTTATCCTCTACACCTCAGGTTCTACTGGTAAACCCAAAGGCGTATTGCACACCACTGGTGGCTACCTGCTGCAAGCGGCTATGACTCATAAATACGTGTTCGATTATCAGGAAGGCGATGTTTACTGGTGTACCGCCGATGTCGGTTGGGTGACCGGCCACAGTTACATCGTTTACGGCCCGCTCACCAATGGCGCGACCACGCTGATGTTTGAAGGTGTGCCCACTTATCCCGATGCTTCACGCTGCTGGCAAGTGATCGACAAACACGGTGTAAACAGCTTCTACACCGCGCCCACCGCGATTCGTGCACTGATGGGCGCAGGTAATGAGTTTGTCACCAAGACCTCGCGCGCCAGCCTGAAAATCCTCGGCAGCGTGGGCGAACCCATCAACCCCGAGGCGTGGGAATGGTACTACCGCGTAGTGGGCGACAGCCGTTGCCCGATTATGGATACCTGGTGGCAAACCGAGACCGGCGCACACATGCTCACGCCATTACCGGGCGCGATTGACCTCAAACCCGGCTCAGCCACGGTTCCCTTCTTTGGCGTACAGCCAGTATTGCTGGATGCCGAAGGCAAAGAAGTGGTCGGCGCGGGCGAGGGCAATCTCTGCATTAAGGCCGCATGGCCAAGCCAGATTCGCACGGTATTTGGCGATCATCAACGCTGCATCGACACCTACTACAGCACCTATCCCGGCTACTACTTCACTGGCGACGGCGCGCGTCGCGATGCTGATGGCTACTACTGGATTACCGGCCGCGTAGACGATGTAATCAACGTGTCTGGCCATCGCATGGGCACTGCGGAAGTGGAAAGTGCGCTGGTGCTGCATGACAAAGTGGCAGAAGCTGCGGTAGTCGGTTACCCGCACGATATCAAAGGCCAAGGTATCTACGCCTATGTCACCCTGATGGCAGGAGAGCAACCGAGCGATGAATTGAAAAAAGAATTGCTGGCGTTGGTGGTGAAAGAGATCGGTGCCATTGCCCGTCCGGATGTTATCCAATGGGCACCCGGCCTGCCAAAAACCCGTTCCGGCAAAATCATGCGCCGCATCCTGCGCAAAATCGCTGCCAATGAACTGGATTCACTGGGTGATACTTCAACGCTCGCAGATCCAGCGGTAGTGAATGAGCTTATTGCCAATCGCGCCAATAAGTAA
- a CDS encoding flavin prenyltransferase UbiX → MTQLKPRSVTLAITGASGAQYGLRLLQCLLAADCKVFLMISSAAEVVIRTETDLDLPRDLEDQQAMLCDMFDADEEQLQLLAKDDWFAAVASGSSSPSSMVICPASGGTLSAIAHGASNNLIERAADVALKERRKLIVVPRETPYSEIHLENMLKLTQMGVVVLPASPGFYMQPQSVEELVDFIVARILDQLGVPQDLMPRWGED, encoded by the coding sequence ATGACTCAATTAAAACCACGCTCAGTGACTCTCGCAATTACCGGCGCATCCGGTGCGCAATATGGATTGCGTTTACTGCAGTGTTTGCTCGCAGCAGATTGCAAAGTCTTTTTGATGATTTCCAGCGCCGCTGAAGTGGTGATACGCACCGAAACCGATTTGGATTTGCCACGCGATTTGGAAGACCAGCAGGCAATGCTGTGCGATATGTTTGATGCCGATGAAGAACAATTGCAATTGCTCGCCAAAGACGATTGGTTTGCTGCAGTGGCATCGGGTTCAAGCTCGCCCAGTTCAATGGTGATTTGCCCTGCAAGTGGCGGCACCCTATCGGCCATTGCCCACGGTGCCAGCAATAATTTAATCGAACGCGCGGCAGATGTCGCACTGAAAGAGCGGCGTAAATTAATTGTAGTGCCGCGTGAGACTCCCTACTCTGAAATTCATTTGGAAAACATGCTTAAGCTAACGCAAATGGGTGTAGTGGTATTACCGGCGAGCCCCGGCTTTTATATGCAACCGCAATCCGTTGAAGAGCTGGTGGATTTTATTGTCGCGCGCATTTTGGATCAGCTCGGCGTACCGCAAGATTTAATGCCGCGCTGGGGCGAAGACTAA
- the panD gene encoding aspartate 1-decarboxylase, producing the protein MLSHMLKAKLHMATVTQAELWYDGSCAIDADLVALAGMREFEQIDIYNVNNGERFHTYIILAEPGSGTFSMNGAAARKVAVGDRVIIATYGHFTEAELLNHKPKLVYLNEDNTVNRTSNTIPMQVA; encoded by the coding sequence ATGCTTTCACATATGCTTAAAGCCAAGTTACACATGGCAACCGTGACCCAGGCAGAGCTCTGGTATGACGGTTCCTGTGCGATTGATGCCGACCTGGTGGCTCTTGCCGGTATGCGTGAGTTCGAGCAAATTGATATATACAACGTTAACAACGGTGAGCGTTTCCACACCTATATCATCCTTGCCGAACCCGGTTCAGGTACCTTCTCTATGAACGGTGCTGCTGCGCGGAAAGTGGCAGTGGGCGATCGCGTGATTATCGCTACTTATGGCCATTTCACCGAAGCTGAGTTGCTCAACCACAAGCCAAAGCTGGTGTATCTCAACGAAGATAATACGGTGAACCGAACATCTAATACGATTCCCATGCAAGTAGCCTGA
- a CDS encoding DUF2288 domain-containing protein, which produces MTNEIEHEINLQTAQIPWHELQRFFAGGNAIAVDANLDLTHVAAQIVADNTAQIKEWMEAGLVDAVKDSQAQQWYEQGALVWAVVIKPWVLVQPVR; this is translated from the coding sequence ATGACAAACGAAATTGAACACGAAATCAACTTACAAACCGCCCAAATCCCATGGCATGAACTGCAACGCTTTTTCGCCGGCGGCAATGCTATCGCCGTTGATGCCAACTTGGATTTAACTCACGTCGCGGCACAAATCGTCGCCGATAATACGGCACAAATTAAAGAATGGATGGAGGCAGGTTTGGTTGACGCGGTAAAGGATTCACAGGCACAACAATGGTACGAGCAAGGTGCCCTGGTATGGGCAGTGGTGATAAAACCTTGGGTGCTGGTGCAACCTGTTCGCTGA
- a CDS encoding DUF6524 family protein, with translation MNLTASGVALRFLFALLLVLLSYNPSGYSFFHWVYNSIHHITPYIVIAGLILLIGWGVYIKATLNSLGIVGIVVLAALFASLMWLFIYWGFLSVSDISAMAWVIEVLLAALLAVGMCWSHFTRRMSGQVDVDEIEEK, from the coding sequence ATGAACCTGACTGCTTCCGGTGTCGCCCTGCGATTTTTATTTGCCTTACTGCTCGTGTTACTAAGCTATAACCCGAGTGGATATTCTTTTTTTCATTGGGTGTATAACAGTATCCATCACATTACTCCTTATATTGTTATTGCCGGGCTTATCCTACTGATTGGCTGGGGGGTTTACATCAAAGCAACACTCAACTCTCTTGGTATTGTCGGCATTGTTGTATTGGCTGCGTTATTTGCGAGTTTGATGTGGCTATTTATTTACTGGGGCTTTTTAAGCGTTTCCGATATTTCAGCAATGGCTTGGGTGATTGAAGTTTTACTTGCAGCACTGCTTGCAGTCGGTATGTGTTGGTCGCACTTCACTCGCCGCATGAGCGGGCAAGTGGATGTAGATGAGATTGAGGAAAAGTAA
- the smrA gene encoding DNA endonuclease SmrA, with translation MSTNNPSDADFFLSQMKGVKPIKVEEKVVLASPHQDKTSIEPRRKAATAELEKDKNFLSGEYIEPLDPLAVIEFKRDGVQNGVYRSLRMGKYQIDARLDLHNMTVDQARNAVFQFIKDCMTNDIRCALITHGKGEGREQPAQLKSCIAHWLPQLNEVMAFHSAQKRHGWVGATYVLLRKSEKKKQENWEMFNR, from the coding sequence ATGTCTACCAATAACCCGTCAGATGCCGATTTTTTCCTCTCCCAAATGAAGGGTGTGAAACCCATTAAAGTGGAAGAAAAAGTGGTGCTCGCTTCCCCGCATCAGGATAAAACCAGCATTGAACCCCGCCGCAAAGCCGCGACGGCAGAACTGGAAAAAGATAAAAATTTTCTCTCGGGCGAATACATAGAACCGCTTGACCCACTCGCGGTGATTGAATTCAAGCGCGATGGAGTACAAAACGGCGTCTACCGCAGTTTGCGCATGGGTAAATATCAAATTGATGCGCGCCTTGATTTGCACAACATGACGGTCGATCAAGCGCGTAATGCCGTTTTTCAATTTATCAAAGACTGCATGACCAACGATATACGCTGCGCGTTGATTACCCACGGCAAAGGCGAAGGGCGCGAACAACCGGCGCAATTAAAAAGTTGCATCGCGCATTGGTTGCCGCAATTAAATGAAGTAATGGCTTTTCACTCCGCACAAAAACGCCACGGTTGGGTGGGCGCAACTTATGTGTTGTTGCGTAAAAGCGAAAAGAAAAAACAGGAAAACTGGGAGATGTTTAATCGTTAA